Proteins encoded by one window of Phytohabitans houttuyneae:
- a CDS encoding non-ribosomal peptide synthetase produces MFTSGSTGAPKGVMIEHRAALNTVRDVNQHLGWSADDRIITLSALSFDLSVQDVYGGLAAGATLVMPAPEEDKDPAAWARLVQEQRVTVWNSVPALAELLTEQAEHSGADLRSLRLVMLSGDWIPPTLPDRLRALAPGVRVVSLGGATEGSIWSVWYDIAHVDPKWTSIPYGRPMANQTLHILDRSGCDAPVGVAGELHIGGVGLATGYWRDPERTAAAFVTHARTGERLYRTGDLARCGPDGTIEFLGRADSQVKIRGYRVELGEIEAHLGRHPDVVDCAVVTLGQRGARELAGYAVPRDGAPLDVDDLRGYLADRLPAYMVPTYLTAVPRIPLTANGKVDRKRLPAPRRTAPAGGAEPSTATERLVAGVWAAVLGVESVGADDDFFAIGGHSLLAIKVVTRLRRELPAGSPGVAVMDMFRAPTVRALAALLDKPAAERPRHLLHRLTAEPAEPPALSYVCVPYGGGSAIVYQPLADALPDGYALWSLAIPGHDVGLDEEHLPFDVLAARCAAEVLDRVSGPIVLYGHCGVGSALIVEVARRLEEAGREVEATYIGAIFPFARPRAGAVAALSRAMNRLRGDQHYVNWLAGLGVDLADVDPAQARQIVRNMRRDSEAAEEYFTRLLDTGATRLRCPIIAVAGERDPATEWYDERFREWHFLTDRTALVVLDEAGHFFLKYRAEELAEIVTSVHPAVAGGTPVPARTGWWLQGVSETTGAAVPSGPEPSMRRFLWVMLGQLVSMTGAALTDFAIPLWIYLETGSLTRFAVFFLVGLLPGLLIAPLAGGIVDRYDRRRVMLAADTAALGVQLAFGLLLWTGNLPTAAIYGLLASLSVALTFQRLAFFSAVPQLVPKRYLGHANGVVQTATGVAQFVAPLVAVGLLATIDLTGILVLDVVSYAFAIVAVLLVRFPATMAYRRRESLLKEIAGGLRYTLSHRGIRSMLLFFAALNIFLSPLLLLSSPLVLSFADLSTVGRVAFGGGFGVLLGGLAMMVWGGPRRRRMRGLLLGTLAMAACCLLTGLRPATLTVAIGIFGTSLCLTVVNAIYATIVQVTVPQRFHGRVFSLNTIVAWSTLPLGFAVIVPFGPRLFEPLMAAGGPLAGTVGQLIGTGDGRGIGLMYLVFALAMAALAAVSLRLGTLSRFDAEVPEAPPDDLYGREAVAAKRGTHDRAGHDDRRAGDRPPGSRRPARRPRRRPFRRRFRLADGRAHRGAGTRAARRRPAARHLLRRRHGQRPGRRRRGGPVSTSPPATAPLTTAQERIWFLGQVGDDYHVPMSWRLRGPLDVAALCAAIQDAVGRHGALRTRFPARDGRPVQEVLPDWRLPVERLDATEEEAADIAAARIVEPFDLAAAPPVRATLLRIAAADHVLCVVTHHLVADDISIGILGAEVAAGYAARVGGEIADPAPLPVQYADYARDERAAADAGREEVLRYWTERLAGIRPLDLPTDRPRPAAPTTDGGTESLRSAQAAADLRTLCRAGRTTAFMTSLAAYLALLGLYSGQDDIAVGSPVDTRDRVELEPLVGFFLDTVVLRGDLSGDPTVRELLGRVKATLIGAYQHRKAPLEELPARLGLRRDPSRTPLFDTMFIYHAAQASGLALPGLDVGWFDTGLARAKFDLLVDVLAGRDEVTLIASYRSDLFDSATIALLLRRLETFLHLAAADPDARLSTVYSRLAAAEAPAETACARPAPVTGVVERIWAQAAATPHAIAVDAPDGRLTYAELVDRAERESKEVHSGALVEVRREPGAGLVVAVLAVLRAGAAYLPLDPAHPRRASTRGDGDGVDGLAYVMHTSGSTGAPKPVAVGHTALATRVEWMAEAYGIGPGDRVLQLSSPGFDTFGEEVYPCLSRGATLVVPPVARAELPDFLATPAGRALTVLDLPTAYWHELVTSLPASAWPDALRLVVIGGEQARADVLARWFEGFGDRVALWNTYGPTEATIIATAARLTPADAGRRPPIGRPIAGTCAHVRDRHGGPVPDGVPGELYLGGPGLASGYLGRPDLSEGRFVDLDGVRHYRTGDRVRTRPDGALEFLGRTDHQLKVRGHRIEPEEVEGALTGYPGIRDAAVTLDGGRLVAHLVLEPGTAPPGAADLRAHLAGLLPAAFHPEAFAVRGALPLTSNGKLDRAALPPVDVATSAAPGEPPSTDAERLIAAVWSEVLAVERIGAHDDFFDLGGHSLLATRVAARLRARLGLEVPLRLIFRATTVRALAEAVEDLLLAEIEAMDEAEAQRLTSS; encoded by the coding sequence ATATTCACGTCGGGCTCCACCGGAGCGCCGAAGGGCGTGATGATCGAGCACCGGGCCGCGCTCAACACCGTCCGCGACGTCAACCAGCACCTCGGCTGGTCGGCGGACGACCGGATCATCACGCTCTCCGCGCTCAGCTTCGACCTGTCCGTACAGGACGTGTACGGCGGGCTCGCGGCCGGCGCCACGCTCGTCATGCCCGCGCCGGAGGAGGACAAGGACCCGGCGGCATGGGCCCGGCTCGTCCAGGAGCAGCGCGTCACCGTCTGGAACTCGGTGCCGGCGCTCGCCGAGCTCCTCACCGAGCAGGCCGAGCACAGCGGGGCCGACCTGCGCTCGCTGCGGCTGGTGATGCTCTCCGGCGACTGGATCCCGCCGACGCTGCCGGACCGCCTGCGCGCGCTCGCGCCGGGCGTACGGGTGGTCAGCCTCGGCGGCGCCACCGAAGGCTCCATCTGGTCGGTCTGGTACGACATCGCCCACGTCGATCCGAAGTGGACGTCCATTCCGTACGGCCGCCCGATGGCGAACCAGACGCTGCACATCCTCGACCGCTCCGGCTGTGACGCGCCGGTCGGCGTCGCCGGCGAGCTGCACATCGGCGGGGTGGGGCTGGCCACCGGGTACTGGCGCGACCCGGAGCGCACCGCCGCCGCGTTCGTCACCCACGCGCGCACCGGCGAGCGCCTCTACCGCACCGGCGACCTCGCCCGGTGCGGGCCGGACGGCACCATCGAGTTCCTCGGCCGGGCCGACTCCCAGGTCAAGATCCGCGGGTACCGGGTGGAGCTGGGCGAGATCGAGGCGCACCTCGGGCGGCACCCGGACGTGGTCGACTGCGCCGTCGTCACACTCGGCCAGCGCGGCGCCCGGGAGCTGGCCGGCTACGCGGTGCCCCGCGACGGCGCGCCGCTCGACGTCGACGACCTGCGTGGCTACCTGGCCGACCGGCTGCCCGCCTACATGGTGCCCACCTACCTGACCGCCGTGCCGCGCATCCCGCTGACCGCCAACGGCAAGGTCGACCGCAAGCGGCTGCCCGCACCGCGGCGCACGGCGCCGGCCGGCGGCGCGGAGCCGAGCACCGCCACCGAGCGGCTGGTCGCCGGCGTCTGGGCCGCCGTCCTCGGCGTGGAGAGCGTGGGCGCGGACGACGACTTCTTCGCGATCGGCGGCCACTCGCTGCTGGCCATCAAGGTGGTCACCCGGCTGCGCCGCGAGCTGCCGGCCGGCTCGCCCGGCGTCGCGGTGATGGACATGTTCCGGGCGCCGACCGTGCGCGCGCTGGCCGCGCTGCTCGACAAGCCGGCCGCCGAGCGCCCCCGGCACCTGCTGCACCGGCTGACCGCCGAGCCGGCCGAGCCGCCCGCGCTGAGCTACGTCTGCGTCCCGTACGGCGGCGGCAGCGCGATCGTCTACCAGCCCCTCGCCGACGCGCTGCCGGACGGGTACGCGCTGTGGTCCCTCGCGATCCCCGGCCACGACGTCGGGCTTGACGAGGAGCACCTGCCGTTCGACGTGCTCGCCGCCCGCTGCGCCGCCGAGGTCCTCGACCGGGTCAGCGGCCCGATCGTCCTCTACGGGCACTGCGGCGTCGGTTCGGCGCTGATCGTCGAGGTCGCCCGCAGGCTGGAGGAGGCCGGCCGCGAGGTCGAGGCGACGTACATCGGCGCGATCTTCCCCTTCGCCCGCCCGCGGGCCGGCGCGGTCGCCGCGCTGTCCCGGGCGATGAACCGCCTCCGCGGCGACCAGCACTACGTCAACTGGCTCGCCGGCCTCGGCGTCGACCTCGCCGACGTCGACCCCGCGCAGGCCCGGCAGATCGTCCGCAACATGCGCCGCGACTCGGAGGCGGCGGAGGAGTACTTCACCCGGCTGCTCGACACGGGCGCCACCCGGCTGCGCTGCCCGATCATCGCGGTCGCCGGCGAGCGCGACCCGGCCACCGAGTGGTACGACGAGCGCTTCCGCGAGTGGCACTTCCTGACCGACCGCACGGCGCTGGTGGTGCTCGACGAGGCGGGGCACTTCTTCCTCAAGTACCGGGCCGAGGAGCTGGCGGAAATCGTCACCAGCGTGCACCCGGCGGTCGCCGGTGGGACACCGGTGCCGGCACGGACCGGCTGGTGGCTGCAAGGCGTGTCGGAAACGACCGGCGCCGCCGTCCCCAGTGGACCCGAGCCGAGCATGCGACGCTTCCTGTGGGTGATGCTCGGCCAGCTGGTCTCGATGACCGGCGCGGCCCTGACCGACTTCGCGATCCCGCTCTGGATCTACCTGGAGACCGGCTCGCTCACCCGGTTCGCCGTCTTCTTCCTCGTCGGCCTCCTGCCCGGCCTGCTCATCGCGCCGCTCGCCGGCGGGATCGTCGACAGGTACGACCGGCGCCGCGTGATGCTCGCCGCCGACACGGCCGCGCTGGGTGTCCAGCTTGCGTTCGGGCTGCTGCTGTGGACCGGCAACCTGCCTACCGCCGCCATCTACGGGCTCCTGGCCTCGCTGTCGGTGGCGCTCACGTTCCAGCGGCTGGCGTTCTTCTCGGCCGTGCCGCAGCTCGTGCCCAAGCGCTACCTCGGCCACGCGAACGGCGTCGTGCAGACCGCGACCGGCGTGGCCCAGTTCGTGGCCCCGCTCGTCGCGGTGGGCCTGCTGGCCACCATCGACCTGACCGGCATCCTCGTGCTTGACGTGGTGAGCTACGCGTTCGCGATCGTCGCCGTGCTGCTCGTGCGCTTCCCGGCCACCATGGCGTACCGGCGGCGGGAGAGCCTGCTCAAGGAGATAGCCGGCGGCCTGCGATACACGCTCAGCCACCGCGGCATCCGGTCGATGCTGCTGTTCTTCGCCGCATTGAACATCTTCTTGTCGCCGCTACTGTTGCTCTCGTCCCCGCTGGTGCTATCGTTCGCCGATCTGTCCACTGTGGGGCGTGTTGCCTTCGGCGGAGGCTTCGGCGTCCTGCTCGGTGGGCTGGCGATGATGGTATGGGGCGGTCCGCGCAGGCGGCGGATGCGCGGCCTGCTCCTCGGCACTCTCGCCATGGCCGCGTGCTGCCTGCTCACCGGGCTGCGGCCGGCCACGCTGACGGTGGCGATCGGGATCTTCGGCACCTCGCTCTGCCTGACCGTCGTCAACGCCATCTACGCCACGATCGTCCAGGTGACCGTGCCGCAGCGCTTCCACGGCCGGGTCTTCTCGCTCAACACGATCGTCGCCTGGTCGACGCTGCCGCTCGGCTTTGCCGTCATCGTCCCCTTTGGACCGCGCCTGTTCGAGCCGCTGATGGCGGCCGGCGGTCCGCTCGCCGGCACCGTCGGGCAGCTCATCGGCACCGGCGATGGGCGCGGCATCGGCCTCATGTACCTGGTGTTCGCGCTCGCGATGGCCGCCCTCGCCGCGGTGAGCCTCCGGCTGGGCACGCTGTCCCGGTTCGACGCCGAGGTGCCCGAGGCGCCGCCGGACGACCTGTACGGGCGCGAGGCCGTTGCCGCGAAACGGGGGACGCATGACCGGGCAGGACACGACGACCGCCGTGCTGGAGATCGTCCGCCAGGTTCTCGACGACCCGCGCGTCGGCCCCGACGACGACCTTTTCGACGCCGGTTTCGACTCGCTGACGGTCGTGCGCACCGCGGCGCGGGTACGCGAGCGGCTCGGCGTCGACCTGCCGCTCGGCACCTACTTCGACGCCGCCACGGTCAGCGACCTGGCCGCCGCCGTCGAGGAGGCCCGGTGAGCACGTCACCGCCGGCCACCGCGCCGCTCACCACCGCGCAGGAGCGGATCTGGTTTCTCGGGCAGGTGGGCGACGACTACCACGTGCCGATGAGCTGGCGCCTGCGCGGCCCGCTCGACGTGGCCGCGCTCTGCGCGGCGATCCAGGACGCGGTCGGGCGGCACGGGGCGCTCCGGACCCGCTTTCCGGCCCGGGACGGGCGGCCGGTCCAGGAGGTGCTGCCGGACTGGCGGCTCCCGGTCGAGCGGCTCGACGCCACCGAGGAGGAAGCGGCCGACATCGCCGCCGCCCGGATCGTCGAGCCCTTCGACCTCGCCGCCGCCCCGCCGGTACGGGCCACGCTCCTCCGGATCGCCGCCGCCGACCACGTGCTCTGCGTCGTGACCCACCATCTTGTCGCCGACGACATCTCCATCGGCATCCTCGGCGCCGAGGTCGCGGCCGGGTACGCCGCCCGGGTCGGCGGGGAGATCGCGGACCCGGCGCCGCTGCCGGTGCAGTACGCCGACTACGCGCGCGACGAGCGCGCCGCCGCGGACGCCGGGCGGGAGGAGGTGCTGCGGTACTGGACCGAGCGGCTCGCCGGCATCCGCCCGCTGGACCTGCCCACCGACCGGCCCCGGCCCGCGGCGCCCACCACCGACGGCGGCACCGAGTCGCTGCGCAGCGCACAGGCCGCCGCCGACCTGCGCACCCTCTGCCGGGCCGGCCGCACCACCGCGTTCATGACCTCGCTCGCCGCGTACCTGGCGCTGCTCGGCCTCTACAGTGGACAGGACGACATCGCGGTCGGCTCGCCGGTGGACACCCGCGACCGCGTCGAGTTGGAGCCGCTCGTCGGCTTCTTCCTCGACACGGTCGTGCTGCGCGGCGACCTGTCCGGCGATCCCACCGTGCGCGAGCTGCTGGGCCGGGTCAAGGCCACACTCATCGGCGCGTACCAGCACCGCAAGGCACCCCTCGAAGAGCTGCCCGCCCGCCTCGGACTGCGCCGCGACCCCTCCCGCACGCCGCTGTTCGACACGATGTTCATCTACCACGCCGCCCAGGCGAGCGGGCTGGCGCTGCCCGGGCTCGACGTCGGGTGGTTCGACACGGGGCTCGCGCGGGCGAAGTTCGACCTGCTTGTCGACGTGCTCGCCGGCCGCGACGAGGTCACGCTCATCGCCTCGTACCGCAGCGACCTCTTCGACAGCGCGACGATCGCCCTGCTGCTGCGCCGCCTGGAGACCTTCCTGCACCTGGCCGCCGCCGACCCGGACGCCCGGCTGTCCACCGTGTACTCCCGCCTCGCCGCGGCCGAGGCGCCGGCCGAGACCGCATGCGCCCGCCCGGCACCGGTCACCGGCGTGGTCGAGCGGATCTGGGCGCAGGCCGCCGCGACGCCGCACGCGATCGCTGTCGACGCGCCGGACGGCCGGCTCACCTACGCCGAGCTTGTCGACCGGGCCGAGCGGGAGTCCAAAGAGGTCCACAGTGGAGCACTCGTCGAAGTCCGCCGGGAGCCCGGCGCCGGCCTCGTGGTCGCCGTGCTCGCGGTGCTCCGCGCCGGCGCGGCATACCTGCCACTCGACCCGGCACACCCGCGGCGGGCGTCGACGCGCGGGGACGGTGACGGCGTGGACGGGCTCGCGTACGTCATGCACACCTCCGGCTCCACCGGCGCGCCCAAACCGGTCGCCGTGGGCCACACCGCGCTCGCCACCCGCGTCGAGTGGATGGCCGAGGCGTACGGCATCGGGCCCGGCGACCGGGTGCTGCAGCTCTCCTCGCCCGGCTTCGACACGTTCGGCGAGGAGGTGTACCCGTGCCTCAGCCGGGGCGCCACCCTCGTCGTACCGCCGGTCGCGCGGGCCGAGCTGCCCGACTTCCTGGCCACGCCGGCCGGGCGCGCGCTGACCGTGCTCGACCTGCCGACCGCGTACTGGCACGAGCTGGTCACCAGCCTGCCCGCGAGCGCGTGGCCGGACGCGTTGCGCCTCGTCGTCATCGGCGGCGAGCAGGCCCGCGCGGACGTGCTGGCGCGGTGGTTCGAGGGCTTCGGCGACCGGGTCGCGCTGTGGAACACGTACGGCCCGACCGAAGCGACAATCATCGCGACCGCCGCCCGCCTCACGCCCGCGGACGCGGGCCGCCGCCCACCCATCGGCCGCCCGATCGCCGGTACCTGCGCGCACGTGCGCGACCGCCACGGCGGCCCGGTGCCTGACGGCGTGCCCGGCGAGCTCTACCTCGGCGGCCCCGGCCTGGCCAGTGGCTACCTGGGGCGGCCGGACCTGTCCGAGGGGCGGTTCGTCGACCTCGACGGCGTGCGGCACTACCGCACCGGCGACCGGGTGCGGACCCGTCCGGACGGTGCGCTGGAGTTCCTCGGCCGCACCGACCACCAGCTCAAGGTGCGCGGGCACCGCATCGAGCCGGAGGAGGTCGAGGGCGCCCTTACCGGGTACCCCGGCATCCGCGACGCCGCGGTGACCCTCGACGGCGGGCGCCTTGTCGCGCACCTCGTGCTGGAGCCGGGGACGGCCCCGCCGGGCGCCGCGGACCTGCGGGCACACCTGGCCGGCCTGCTCCCGGCGGCGTTCCACCCGGAGGCGTTCGCGGTGCGCGGCGCGCTGCCGCTGACATCGAACGGCAAGCTCGACCGCGCCGCACTGCCACCC